A DNA window from Mytilus trossulus isolate FHL-02 unplaced genomic scaffold, PNRI_Mtr1.1.1.hap1 h1tg000024l__unscaffolded, whole genome shotgun sequence contains the following coding sequences:
- the LOC134699016 gene encoding tetraspanin-1-like codes for MDCISKCGRILLVVLNVIFLIIGLVIFALGMVLKFGFEKIKPYLDDALNTVKGGISEIMKSSGNLGAPKLSDNELKEIDELVEIAESILKDVALALIIVGSVMLIIVLLGCCGACYKIKIFLFLYSVIIFILLVAMVTVAGLYLNKREIIDDKVKPILKTTIKDSYKGLQGINFISLAWNFAMQQFSCCGVDNSKDFEVCTNWKRKPISQFFPNINAPLVCCKKMPDAKNPGQNDLDCAITPKSATSNFETGCYDVLWSYVEKYNKIVMTVVILVSLIEAVIIFLGCWIACKEGDGKVSPSD; via the exons attaTTGGACTTGTGATATTTGCACTTGGAATGGTACTGAAGtttggatttgaaaaaatcaaaccatATCTCGATGACGCTTTAAATACTGTGAAAGGTGGCATTTCGGAAATAATGAAAT CCTCCGGAAATTTAGGGGCGCCAAAACTATCTGACAACGAGTTGAAGGAAATCGACGAACTAGTCGAGATAGCAGAGAGCATCCTGAAAGATGTGGCTTTAGCTCTGATCATTGTCGGGTCTGTAATGTTGATTATTGTATTGCTTGGATGTTGTGGAGCTTGTTACAAAATCAAGATATTCCTATTTCTA TACAGTGTAATTATATTCATACTTCTGGTAGCTATGGTTACTGTAGCGGGTTTGTACTTGAACAAAAGGGAAATC ATCGATGATAAGGTGAAGCCAATTCTGAAGACGACAATAAAAGATTCATATAAAGGTTTGcagggtataaattttataagtcTGGCTTGGAACTTTGCTATGCAGCAG ttctcTTGCTGTGGTGTTGACAATAGCAAAGATTTTGAAGTGTGTACAAATTGGAAAAGGAAACCAATATCGCAATTTTTTCCAAACATAAATGCTCCATTAGTCTGCTGTAAGAAAATGCCGGATGCCAAGAATCCAGGTCAAAATGATCTGGATTGTGCTATTACTCCAAAGTCAGCTActtcaaattttgaaact GGTTGCTATGATGTACTCTGGTCATATGTggagaaatacaataaaattgtgATGACTGTTGTCATACTGGTTTCATTGATTGAG GCAGTGATAATATTTCTTGGTTGTTGGATAGCATGTAAAGAAGGTGACGGCAAAGTCAGTCCCAGTGACTAA
- the LOC134699055 gene encoding uncharacterized protein LOC134699055, with product MFQIAIIIVCVVLLTDCKATGNDTEASGNDKEATEFYLEDSGNDAEAIEDLVKQVEDLKTKLKNLSDYVTKDQDVLYVTLSESMKDVSNEVTVIFDRQQINPGNHYNPNDGIYIAPFSGQVMVFWTIGTNETARTELMVEDRVVGTLMTAASSVTTNNRYGSSNTVKESSSSTVAVTDVQKGNHIFLRTASHDNHILKTVSSLLIRRTL from the exons ATGTTTCAGATTGCCATTATTATTGTCTGCGTTGTTTTGTTGACTGATTGTAAAGCCACTGGAAATGATACAGAAGCCAGTGGAAATGATAAAGAAGCCACTGAATTTTATTTAGAAGACAGTGGAAATGATGCAGAAGCCATTGAAGATCTTGTCAAACAAGTTGAAgatttaaaaactaaattgaaaaatttaa GCGATTACGTTACAAAAGACCAAGATGTGCTTTACGTTACATTGTCAGAGAGTATGAAAGATGTCAGCAATGAGGTGACTGTTATTTTTGACAGACAGCAGATAAACCCCGGAAATCATTATAATCCGAATGATGGAATATACATCGCACCTTTCTCTGGACAAGTCATGGTTTTCTGGACAATTGGCACTAACGAGACCGCAAGAACAGAACTCATGGTTGAAGATAGAGTTGTCGGTACTTTGATGACTGCTGCTAGTTCTGTCACAACCAACAATAGATATGGCAGTTCCAATACAGTAAAAGAATCCTCATCATCGACCGTGGCTGTTACCGATGTTCAAAAGGGAAACCACATATTTCTAAGAACTGCATCACATGATAATCACATTCTCAAAACTGTTTCGTCTTTACTGATAAGACGTACGCTTTAA